A genomic region of Deltaproteobacteria bacterium contains the following coding sequences:
- a CDS encoding cold-shock protein — translation MARGTVKWFNDAKGFGFITPEGGGEDVFVHFTSILAEGFKSLAEGQSVEYEVIRGDKGLQARGVKTVS, via the coding sequence ATGGCTCGTGGCACTGTCAAATGGTTCAATGACGCAAAAGGTTTTGGTTTCATTACTCCAGAAGGAGGGGGAGAAGACGTGTTTGTACATTTCACGTCAATCCTTGCCGAAGGTTTTAAATCTCTTGCTGAAGGTCAATCAGTTGAATACGAAGTTATTCGTGGAGACAAAGGTCTACAAGCTCGAGGCGTAAAAACAGTAAGTTGA
- the treY gene encoding malto-oligosyltrehalose synthase → MRLRIPCSTYRLQLHHEFDFVAVENLLDYLDALGITDVYLSPILAALKGSRHGYDVIDPETINPELGGEAKLQALADSLKKRNMGLLLDIVPNHMCVAGGQNAMWLDVLENGQSSPYASVFDIDWNPPKPDLMSKVLLPILGDQYGLVLERQELQLKFIKGAFDLAYYDLLLPLAPKSWIPIIDLGIDILRGDGENALPSVSLLESIQTALKYLPTREETNEERLRERKREKEVIKARLGALVEECKPVKEALTEALKKINGIKGQPRSFDFLDNILNDQAYRLAYWRVATDEINYRRFFDINELAAVRIEDPKVFNLVHNKIFEYIKSGCITGLRLDHVDGLYDPTEYLRNLQAAVANELSIEDKQSVKIERDNNAIEPNLYVVAEKILAKGEEIPRDWPIHGTTGYDFLNSVGNVFIDSNGAKNIRDIYYQFTGQWQQFEDIEYHCKQLILKYALASQVAMLGRQLDRISEQDRHSRDFTLESLQEALEEILAHFPVYRTYERPDGVITESDRRWIGQAITAAVNANPAASESVFRFIHNLLIGAHPAGLSEGDLSIRKDFVLRLQQITGPVMAKAIEDTAFYRFFPLASQCEVGGNPDLLGISIEEFHNTNITRLNSYPHSLLTTTTHDTKRSEDVRARIQMLSEVAQEWSQAIEQFMVINAKHKSIINGLKAPDANEEYLLYQTLVGIWPLHEMDNIEYADTVNRIQTYMQKALREAKVHTSWVSPNINWEDAVSNFINRTLDRIENGVFSKAFMDFILPVARAGMYASLAQVILKITCPGVPDFYQGNELWNLCLVDPDNRRAVNFDEHHKKLNALDLYYLKNDRKIIQKLIDTIEDGTIKMYIMARGLHLRRNNHELFMHGSYIPLNSSGIFSEKIIAFARTASNKKIITLVARHFLSLFRGKLPNKSFLVNSDIWKETYLELPDVSYQGMYRNIITDDQIIMTNDNKINIYNIFKLLPMAILEKVQ, encoded by the coding sequence ATGAGACTTCGCATTCCATGCTCCACATATCGTCTTCAACTTCACCATGAATTTGATTTTGTGGCTGTAGAGAATTTGTTAGATTACTTAGATGCATTGGGTATTACAGACGTATATTTATCTCCGATTCTTGCAGCATTAAAAGGAAGTCGACATGGATATGATGTTATAGATCCAGAAACCATTAACCCTGAATTAGGAGGGGAAGCAAAACTACAAGCATTAGCCGATTCGCTTAAGAAACGAAATATGGGCTTACTGCTTGATATAGTACCCAATCATATGTGTGTAGCTGGCGGGCAAAATGCCATGTGGCTAGATGTGTTAGAAAATGGCCAAAGTTCACCATATGCTTCTGTTTTTGATATAGATTGGAATCCACCTAAGCCTGATTTAATGAGCAAAGTATTATTACCAATTCTTGGAGACCAATATGGCTTAGTATTAGAGAGACAAGAATTACAATTAAAATTCATTAAAGGAGCATTTGATTTAGCATATTATGATTTATTGTTACCCTTAGCGCCTAAAAGTTGGATACCAATTATTGATCTTGGTATAGATATACTTAGGGGTGATGGTGAAAATGCATTACCAAGTGTTTCATTGCTTGAAAGTATCCAAACCGCATTAAAATATTTGCCCACACGAGAAGAAACTAACGAAGAGCGTTTACGTGAGCGCAAAAGAGAGAAAGAAGTCATTAAAGCAAGGTTGGGAGCGTTGGTTGAAGAATGCAAGCCGGTCAAAGAAGCGCTTACAGAGGCGTTAAAGAAAATTAATGGCATTAAAGGGCAACCTCGTAGTTTTGACTTTCTTGATAATATTTTAAATGATCAAGCCTATCGCTTAGCTTACTGGCGAGTAGCAACAGATGAAATAAATTATCGTCGCTTTTTTGATATCAACGAATTAGCGGCGGTTAGAATTGAAGACCCAAAGGTATTTAATCTCGTTCATAATAAAATATTTGAATATATAAAATCAGGTTGTATAACCGGACTAAGATTAGATCATGTGGACGGTTTATACGATCCAACAGAATATTTGCGAAATTTACAAGCAGCAGTTGCGAATGAATTATCTATTGAAGATAAACAAAGTGTAAAGATTGAACGAGATAACAATGCTATCGAGCCTAATTTATATGTTGTAGCAGAGAAGATTCTCGCAAAAGGAGAGGAAATTCCAAGAGATTGGCCGATTCATGGTACTACCGGATATGATTTTTTAAATTCAGTTGGTAATGTATTTATTGATTCTAATGGTGCAAAAAATATTCGTGATATATATTATCAATTTACCGGTCAATGGCAGCAATTTGAAGATATTGAATATCATTGCAAACAATTAATTCTTAAATATGCTTTAGCGAGTCAGGTGGCAATGTTAGGTCGGCAACTTGATCGAATTTCTGAACAAGACCGACACTCACGTGATTTTACCCTTGAGAGTTTACAAGAAGCATTAGAAGAAATTTTGGCGCATTTTCCAGTTTATCGTACATATGAGAGACCAGATGGTGTAATAACCGAATCTGATCGTAGATGGATAGGACAAGCCATAACTGCAGCAGTTAATGCTAATCCGGCAGCAAGTGAATCTGTCTTTAGGTTTATTCATAATTTATTAATTGGAGCACATCCTGCAGGTTTATCTGAAGGCGATCTTAGCATACGAAAAGATTTTGTTTTACGTTTGCAGCAAATTACCGGGCCGGTCATGGCTAAAGCTATTGAAGATACGGCGTTTTATCGTTTTTTCCCATTAGCTTCGCAGTGTGAAGTTGGAGGCAATCCAGACCTTTTAGGTATCAGCATCGAAGAGTTTCATAATACTAATATTACAAGATTAAATAGCTATCCTCATTCATTACTTACTACTACTACTCATGACACAAAACGTAGTGAAGATGTTCGCGCTCGAATACAAATGCTTTCAGAAGTAGCCCAAGAATGGTCACAGGCGATAGAACAATTCATGGTCATTAATGCAAAACACAAAAGTATAATTAATGGATTGAAAGCACCTGATGCGAATGAAGAATATTTATTATATCAGACGCTAGTGGGCATCTGGCCGTTACATGAGATGGATAATATTGAATATGCAGATACTGTCAATCGCATTCAAACATATATGCAAAAAGCTTTGCGTGAAGCAAAAGTGCACACTAGTTGGGTAAGCCCTAATATAAATTGGGAGGACGCGGTTTCTAATTTTATTAACCGAACTCTGGATCGTATAGAAAATGGTGTATTTTCTAAAGCTTTTATGGATTTTATTTTGCCTGTTGCAAGAGCAGGAATGTATGCTTCGTTGGCGCAAGTTATTTTAAAAATAACATGTCCTGGTGTTCCTGATTTTTATCAGGGCAATGAATTATGGAATTTATGTTTAGTAGATCCGGATAATCGCAGGGCAGTAAATTTTGATGAACATCATAAAAAGTTAAATGCTTTAGATTTGTATTATTTAAAAAATGATAGAAAAATTATTCAAAAACTCATTGATACAATAGAAGATGGCACTATTAAGATGTATATCATGGCGCGAGGTTTACATCTGCGACGTAATAATCACGAATTATTTATGCACGGTAGTTATATCCCACTTAATTCATCGGGTATTTTTAGTGAAAAAATTATAGCTTTTGCACGAACTGCAAGTAATAAAAAAATTATTACATTAGTTGCACGACATTTTTTATCATTATTTAGGGGTAAGTTACCTAATAAGTCCTTCTTGGTTAATTCTGATATATGGAAGGAGACATATCTAGAGCTACCAGATGTGAGCTATCAAGGGATGTATCGTAATATAATAACAGATGACCAAATAATAATGACCAACGATAATAAGATAAATATATATAATATATTCAAATTGTTACCCATGGCAATATTAGAAAAAGTGCAATAA